From a single Lewinella sp. LCG006 genomic region:
- a CDS encoding SusD/RagB family nutrient-binding outer membrane lipoprotein, translating to MKNIKYLFLFGFLISLLACTEGFEEINTNPNAPIEVQPGLLLRQVIYDYGDEMSYEGFVAGNLLGQYFTAIDFNLFDRHSLMEPQVGGNPWPILYTNLRDNELILEQVKANDALAVYEGPALIMKAYLTMALTDIFGDVPYSEALKGAQGEVSPAYDAQEAIYTAPAGILANLEAGVAALENYQGSIPLSGDILFGGDLSGWVRFANSLRIKALMRIADRQDVGADLQALYDAGNYLSTNEQNATFDFTDGQPNNFRMANLRAGDFNLFIMSATIQEILTELEDPRQAVWFRPIGNDPGQTQYQGLLNGPDASQTSISVADYSLTGTIFREHTGDLDANFLTAWETHFFLAEAAERGLINADAQALYELGVTQAFAYWQTPLPTDYLSTGAAAYGLNGANKIEQIITQKWLANIINGYEGWIEYRRTGFPALKTIAASLNNDLIPVRMPYPTEEAALNAANYTTAAAATNDNSINSRVWWDVD from the coding sequence ATGAAAAATATAAAATACCTCTTCCTTTTCGGTTTTCTGATCAGCCTGCTGGCTTGTACGGAAGGCTTCGAGGAAATCAATACCAACCCCAATGCACCCATTGAAGTGCAACCTGGCTTATTGTTGCGCCAGGTGATTTACGACTACGGAGACGAAATGTCTTACGAAGGATTTGTGGCCGGCAACCTATTGGGGCAGTATTTTACTGCCATTGACTTTAACTTATTTGACCGCCATAGCCTTATGGAGCCGCAGGTAGGGGGCAATCCATGGCCAATCCTTTATACCAACCTGCGCGACAATGAGCTTATTCTGGAACAGGTGAAAGCCAACGATGCTTTAGCCGTTTACGAGGGGCCAGCCCTGATCATGAAAGCCTATCTGACGATGGCACTCACCGATATTTTTGGCGACGTTCCCTACAGTGAAGCCTTAAAAGGTGCACAAGGAGAAGTAAGTCCGGCCTACGATGCACAAGAAGCTATCTATACCGCTCCGGCGGGAATTTTGGCCAACCTGGAGGCTGGCGTAGCTGCGTTGGAAAATTACCAGGGAAGCATTCCTTTGTCAGGTGACATTCTTTTCGGTGGTGACCTATCGGGCTGGGTACGTTTTGCGAATTCTTTGCGCATAAAAGCCCTGATGCGTATTGCTGACCGGCAGGATGTTGGTGCTGATTTGCAGGCACTCTATGACGCAGGCAACTACCTGAGCACCAATGAGCAGAACGCGACCTTTGATTTCACCGACGGGCAGCCCAACAACTTCCGAATGGCCAACCTGCGGGCTGGAGATTTCAACCTTTTCATTATGTCAGCAACCATCCAGGAAATACTGACCGAACTGGAAGATCCTCGCCAGGCCGTGTGGTTTCGCCCCATTGGTAATGACCCTGGTCAGACCCAATACCAAGGACTGCTCAACGGCCCCGACGCCTCCCAAACATCGATCTCGGTCGCTGATTACTCGCTGACAGGCACCATCTTCCGGGAACATACCGGCGATCTTGATGCCAACTTCCTGACGGCTTGGGAGACGCACTTCTTCCTGGCGGAAGCAGCCGAACGCGGCTTGATCAATGCTGACGCTCAGGCCTTGTATGAGCTGGGCGTAACACAAGCTTTTGCCTACTGGCAAACGCCATTACCGACTGATTACCTTAGCACTGGTGCTGCGGCCTACGGTCTCAACGGTGCCAATAAGATCGAGCAAATCATCACCCAAAAGTGGTTGGCCAACATCATCAATGGCTACGAAGGCTGGATTGAATATCGCAGAACAGGCTTTCCTGCACTGAAGACCATTGCCGCCAGCTTGAATAACGACTTGATCCCCGTGAGGATGCCTTACCCTACGGAGGAGGCAGCTCTGAATGCGGCCAATTACACCACCGCGGCAGCCGCTACCAATGACAATAGCATCAACAGCCGGGTGTGGTGGGATGTGGATTAA